A section of the Bacillus sp. HSf4 genome encodes:
- a CDS encoding NADP-dependent oxidoreductase, giving the protein MMMLQKQIELARRPQGLPVIDDFRFKETAIPEAKDGEALVKTLYVSVDPYMRGRMQDAKSYVEPFALDEVITGGVIGEVIAAKGDKLQKGDVVLGNLGWREYSAVPETNLRKIDPSLAPVTAYLGILGMTGLTAYFGLLDIGRPQAGETVVVSGAAGAVGSAVGQIAKIKGARVIGIAGSDEKTAYLKKQLGFDEAINYNTAENIASALEEACPNGVDVYFDNVGGRISDAVLTLINKFARIPVCGAISSYNAESAKDDMGPRVQTALIKASALMKGFVVNDYRERFPEGAKQLAEWLKSGQLQYEETITEGFERIPEAFLGLFKGHNLGKQLIKVAEPEMAQLQ; this is encoded by the coding sequence ATCATGATGCTGCAAAAACAAATTGAGCTTGCCAGACGGCCGCAAGGGCTTCCTGTCATCGATGATTTTCGATTTAAAGAAACAGCCATTCCGGAAGCAAAAGACGGGGAAGCGCTTGTCAAAACGCTGTATGTCTCAGTCGATCCCTACATGAGGGGAAGAATGCAGGATGCGAAATCGTATGTAGAGCCCTTTGCCCTTGATGAGGTCATCACCGGAGGCGTGATCGGCGAAGTGATAGCTGCAAAAGGAGACAAGCTGCAAAAGGGAGATGTTGTACTAGGGAATCTGGGCTGGCGGGAATATTCCGCAGTACCGGAAACAAACCTGCGGAAAATCGATCCTTCCCTCGCCCCTGTCACAGCCTATCTTGGCATCCTCGGCATGACAGGTTTGACGGCTTACTTCGGGCTTCTTGACATCGGCCGGCCGCAAGCAGGAGAAACAGTTGTCGTCTCAGGAGCAGCCGGAGCGGTCGGCTCAGCCGTCGGACAAATCGCCAAAATCAAAGGCGCACGGGTCATCGGTATCGCCGGTTCTGATGAAAAGACCGCATATTTGAAAAAACAGCTCGGATTTGATGAAGCGATCAATTATAACACGGCGGAAAACATCGCGTCAGCACTTGAAGAAGCATGCCCGAACGGTGTTGACGTCTACTTTGACAATGTCGGCGGCCGCATTTCAGATGCCGTGCTTACCCTAATCAACAAATTTGCGCGGATCCCGGTCTGCGGAGCGATATCTTCCTACAATGCCGAAAGTGCAAAGGATGACATGGGCCCGCGCGTTCAAACGGCTTTAATTAAAGCAAGCGCCCTGATGAAGGGATTTGTCGTCAATGATTACCGCGAACGTTTTCCGGAAGGCGCCAAACAGTTAGCCGAGTGGCTGAAAAGCGGACAGCTTCAATATGAAGAAACGATTACCGAAGGCTTTGAGCGCATACCAGAAGCATTTTTGGGCTTGTTTAAAGGACATAACCTCGGCAAACAGCTCATTAAAGTCGCCGAACCTGAAATGGCTCAGCTTCAATAA
- a CDS encoding general stress protein: MKPVVREYTNDEQLMKDVGELKRIGVAREDIYVLSHDDDRTERLAGNTEINTIGPEETGIKNAVGNLFQKKGDELRNKMHEIGFSKQEAEQFEKRLDEGKVLLFVTDHDKVKSWV; the protein is encoded by the coding sequence ATGAAACCGGTAGTACGGGAATATACAAATGATGAACAGCTTATGAAGGATGTTGGGGAGCTCAAAAGGATCGGCGTCGCCAGGGAAGACATTTATGTACTTTCACATGACGACGACCGGACGGAAAGACTCGCAGGCAACACGGAGATCAATACAATCGGACCAGAGGAGACGGGGATTAAAAATGCAGTCGGCAATCTGTTCCAGAAAAAAGGGGACGAGCTCCGCAATAAAATGCATGAGATCGGCTTTTCAAAGCAGGAGGCCGAGCAGTTTGAAAAGCGGCTCGATGAAGGGAAAGTGCTCCTGTTTGTCACAGACCATGACAAAGTGAAATCCTGGGTGTAA
- a CDS encoding DUF3212 family protein has product MNYFSQEQQYNAWIISDLAKQIFLSEGHQETDTHIFESFAARKFGINIDYVFSIIMNIGDPENRTAHSTEDVLASYLFSLLPFITKEMIKASREDAKQYVKNAADYHLFLPDSVLRQSFF; this is encoded by the coding sequence TTGAATTATTTTTCACAGGAGCAGCAATACAACGCGTGGATCATCAGCGATTTAGCCAAGCAGATTTTTTTAAGCGAAGGGCATCAAGAGACGGATACGCATATCTTTGAAAGCTTTGCGGCCCGCAAGTTCGGCATCAATATTGATTATGTCTTCTCGATCATCATGAATATCGGCGATCCGGAAAACAGAACGGCACACAGTACGGAAGACGTTTTAGCGTCTTATCTTTTTTCACTGCTTCCCTTCATTACAAAAGAAATGATTAAGGCCTCCAGAGAAGATGCCAAGCAATATGTAAAAAACGCCGCGGATTACCACCTTTTTCTTCCGGATTCAGTCCTGCGGCAGTCCTTTTTTTAA
- a CDS encoding ABC-F family ATP-binding cassette domain-containing protein, whose translation MSLLTVTKLSHGFGDRAIFQDISFRLLKGEHVGLIGANGEGKSTFMNIITGKLEPDEGKVEWSKKVRVGYLDQHTVLERGQTIRDVLRNAFHYLFEMEEEMNAIYGKMGEADPDELEKLLEEVGTIQDALDNNDFYAIDAKVEEIARGLGLQDLGLDRDVTDLSGGQRTKVLLAKLLLEKPDILLLDEPTNYLDEQHIEWLKRYLQEYDNAFILISHDIPFLNSVINLIYHVENQQLTRYAGDYNQFREVYEVKKQQLEAAYKKQQQEISELKDFVARNKARVSTRNMAMSRQKKLDKMDMIELPSEKPKPEFHFKQARTSGKLIFETKDLVIGYDEPLSRPLNLRMERGQKIALYGANGIGKTTLLKSLLGEISPLSGEVERGEYLHIGYFEQEVKEKNNNTCIEEVWNDFPSFTQYEIRAALAKCGLTTKHIESKVSVLSGGEKAKVRLCKLINSETNLLVLDEPTNHLDVEAKEELKRALKEYKGSVLLISHEPEFYTEIATETWNCESWTTKVL comes from the coding sequence ATGAGTTTACTTACAGTCACAAAGCTGAGCCACGGTTTTGGCGACCGGGCGATCTTTCAAGATATCTCCTTTCGCCTGCTCAAGGGCGAACACGTCGGTCTCATCGGGGCAAACGGTGAAGGAAAATCGACCTTCATGAATATCATTACTGGAAAGCTTGAACCTGATGAAGGCAAAGTCGAATGGTCAAAAAAAGTCCGGGTCGGCTACCTTGACCAGCATACGGTGCTGGAGCGCGGACAAACGATCCGCGATGTGCTGAGAAACGCCTTTCACTATTTATTCGAGATGGAAGAAGAAATGAACGCCATCTACGGGAAAATGGGAGAGGCTGATCCCGATGAGCTTGAGAAGCTGCTTGAAGAAGTCGGCACGATCCAGGACGCGCTCGACAACAACGATTTTTACGCGATAGATGCTAAAGTCGAAGAAATCGCCCGCGGTCTCGGGCTTCAAGACCTCGGTCTTGACAGGGATGTCACAGATTTAAGCGGAGGACAGCGGACAAAGGTGCTGCTTGCCAAACTGCTGCTTGAAAAGCCCGACATCCTTCTCTTGGACGAACCGACAAACTACCTGGATGAGCAGCACATCGAATGGCTCAAGCGGTATTTGCAGGAATACGATAACGCGTTTATTCTGATTTCGCACGACATCCCGTTCTTAAACAGCGTTATCAATCTCATCTATCATGTGGAAAATCAACAGCTGACACGCTACGCCGGCGACTACAATCAATTCCGTGAAGTGTATGAGGTCAAAAAGCAGCAGCTTGAAGCCGCCTACAAAAAACAACAGCAGGAAATCTCCGAGCTGAAAGACTTCGTCGCCCGCAATAAAGCGCGCGTCAGCACGCGCAATATGGCGATGTCCAGACAAAAAAAGCTCGACAAAATGGACATGATCGAGCTCCCTTCAGAAAAGCCGAAGCCGGAATTTCACTTTAAACAGGCGCGGACATCCGGAAAGCTGATTTTCGAAACGAAAGATCTCGTCATCGGCTATGACGAACCGCTATCCAGACCGTTAAACTTGAGAATGGAGCGCGGGCAAAAAATCGCTTTGTACGGGGCGAACGGCATCGGAAAAACGACGCTCCTGAAGAGCCTGCTCGGCGAAATTTCGCCGCTGTCGGGTGAAGTCGAACGCGGGGAATACCTTCATATCGGCTATTTCGAACAGGAAGTCAAAGAAAAAAACAACAACACATGTATTGAAGAGGTGTGGAACGACTTTCCTTCCTTCACACAATATGAAATCCGGGCAGCGCTTGCGAAATGCGGACTGACGACAAAGCATATTGAAAGCAAGGTGTCCGTGTTAAGCGGCGGCGAAAAGGCGAAAGTCAGACTGTGCAAGCTCATCAATTCGGAAACGAATCTGCTCGTTCTCGATGAGCCGACAAACCATCTCGATGTGGAGGCAAAAGAAGAGCTGAAAAGGGCCTTGAAAGAA
- a CDS encoding DEAD/DEAH box helicase, protein MTERWPFLNKAKPFIQENWKAAGFHEPTNVQKTTAAPILEGRDVIAESPTGTGKTLAYVLPLLEKLEADQKHVQAVILAPSRELVMQIFDVITEWKKGSDIRAASLIGGANIKKQQEKLKKHPHIIAGTPGRVFELIKMKKLKMHEVKTIVLDETDHLLTPEHRGTIANIIKSTLRDRQILCFSATLKQDAERELRDMTKDAELFRIKRTSEESAKVKHQFLVCDQRDKIKMLQKFSRFSGFQALVFVKDIGNLNVYAEKLKFHHVDVGVLHSEAKKIERAKILEAFEAGEFPLLLATDIAARGIDIQDLPFVIHADLPNEDGYIHRSGRTGRAGNEGTVISLVNRVEEERLKKLAKKLGIDLQRIVYERGRIIEK, encoded by the coding sequence ATGACGGAAAGATGGCCATTTTTAAATAAAGCAAAACCGTTTATTCAAGAAAATTGGAAGGCGGCAGGTTTTCACGAACCGACGAATGTGCAAAAAACCACCGCCGCACCGATTTTAGAGGGGCGTGACGTGATCGCCGAATCACCGACGGGAACGGGAAAAACACTCGCTTACGTCCTGCCGCTTTTAGAAAAGCTTGAGGCGGATCAAAAACACGTCCAGGCTGTGATCCTCGCCCCTTCCCGCGAGCTTGTCATGCAGATTTTTGATGTGATCACAGAATGGAAGAAGGGCTCGGATATCAGAGCTGCTTCTCTTATCGGGGGAGCCAACATCAAAAAACAGCAGGAAAAGCTGAAAAAACATCCGCACATTATTGCGGGCACACCGGGACGGGTGTTTGAGCTCATTAAAATGAAGAAGCTGAAAATGCATGAGGTGAAAACGATCGTCCTTGATGAAACAGACCACCTGCTCACCCCGGAGCATCGCGGCACGATTGCAAACATCATCAAGTCGACGCTCCGCGACCGGCAAATCCTCTGTTTTTCCGCGACTTTAAAACAAGACGCTGAACGGGAGCTCCGTGATATGACAAAGGATGCGGAGCTTTTCAGAATCAAAAGAACAAGCGAGGAATCCGCAAAAGTCAAACACCAATTTCTCGTCTGCGATCAGCGGGATAAAATTAAGATGTTGCAGAAGTTCTCAAGGTTCAGCGGTTTTCAGGCGCTCGTTTTTGTGAAGGACATCGGCAATTTAAACGTTTACGCCGAAAAATTGAAGTTTCACCATGTTGATGTCGGCGTCCTGCACAGTGAAGCGAAAAAAATCGAACGGGCCAAGATCCTAGAAGCGTTTGAAGCAGGCGAGTTTCCGCTGCTTTTGGCGACGGACATCGCAGCGCGCGGCATTGATATTCAAGATTTGCCATTTGTGATCCACGCCGATTTGCCCAATGAAGATGGCTATATCCATCGTTCGGGGAGAACGGGCAGGGCCGGAAATGAAGGAACGGTGATCAGCCTCGTCAACCGAGTGGAGGAAGAAAGGCTGAAAAAACTCGCGAAGAAGCTGGGGATCGATCTTCAGCGGATTGTCTATGAAAGAGGACGAATTATTGAAAAATAG